The Streptomyces luteogriseus genome includes a window with the following:
- a CDS encoding aldo/keto reductase has product MTMRTRTLGTTGPQVSALGLGCMGMSALYGEADRVESIATLHAALEAGVTLLDTGDFYGMGHNEMLIGEALRAAPAARREQALVSVKFGALRGPDGSWLGYDGRPAAVKNFAAHSLQRLGVDHIDVYRIARLDPDVPIEETVGAIAELVEKGYVRHIGLSEVGAGTIRRAAATAPISDLQIEYSLISRGIEDEILPTTRELGIGITAYGVLSRGLISGHFTADRQLGAGDFRAMSPRFQGDNLRHNLNLVEALRKIAEQKGVSVAQIAIAWVLSRGEDLVPLVGARRRDRLTEALGALDVTLDSADLAAIEEAVPPGAAAGDRYPAAQMAHLES; this is encoded by the coding sequence ATGACGATGCGAACCCGAACCCTCGGAACCACCGGCCCCCAGGTCTCCGCCCTCGGTCTCGGCTGCATGGGCATGTCCGCGCTGTACGGCGAGGCGGACCGGGTCGAATCCATCGCGACCCTCCACGCGGCGCTCGAAGCGGGCGTCACCCTGCTCGACACCGGCGACTTCTACGGCATGGGCCACAACGAGATGCTGATCGGCGAGGCCCTGCGCGCCGCCCCGGCGGCCCGGCGCGAGCAGGCCCTGGTCAGCGTCAAGTTCGGCGCGCTGCGGGGCCCGGACGGCAGCTGGCTGGGCTACGACGGCCGGCCCGCCGCCGTGAAGAACTTCGCCGCCCACTCCCTTCAGCGGCTCGGCGTCGACCACATCGACGTCTACCGCATCGCCCGCCTCGACCCGGACGTGCCCATCGAGGAGACGGTCGGCGCGATAGCGGAACTCGTCGAGAAGGGCTACGTACGGCACATCGGCCTCAGCGAGGTCGGCGCCGGGACGATCCGCCGGGCCGCGGCCACGGCACCCATATCCGACCTCCAGATCGAGTACTCCCTCATCTCCCGCGGCATCGAGGACGAGATCCTGCCCACCACCCGCGAGCTGGGCATCGGCATCACGGCGTACGGGGTGCTCTCCCGGGGCCTGATCTCCGGCCACTTCACCGCGGACCGGCAGCTCGGCGCCGGCGACTTCCGGGCGATGTCGCCGCGCTTCCAGGGCGACAACCTCCGGCACAACCTGAACCTCGTCGAGGCGCTGCGGAAGATCGCCGAGCAGAAGGGCGTCAGCGTCGCGCAGATCGCCATCGCGTGGGTGCTCTCCCGCGGCGAGGACCTCGTGCCCCTGGTCGGCGCACGCCGCCGCGACCGGCTCACGGAGGCGCTCGGCGCGCTGGACGTGACGCTGGACTCGGCCGACCTGGCCGCGATCGAGGAGGCCGTACCGCCCGGTGCCGCCGCAGGCGACCGTTACCCGGCGGCCCAGATGGCTCACCTCGAGAGCTGA
- a CDS encoding MFS transporter, with amino-acid sequence MPELSPRRRMLVLAICCMSLLIVSLDNTVLNVALPSMQQDLHASTSGLQWTIDAYTLVLASLLMLAGSTADRIGRKRVFMAGLVVFTLGSVLCSLAPNLEALIAFRTVQAVGGSMLNPVAMSIITNTFTDPRERARAIGVWGAVVGISMAAGPLVGGLLVDSVGWRSIFWINLPVGLAALLLTLRFVPESRAPRARRPDPVGQVLVIALFGSLTYAIIEAPSTPFRSIAPLAVLALAALAGLLLYEPRREEPLIDLRFFRSAPFSGATLIAIGAFAALGGFLFLSTLYLQNVRGLTALEAGLWMLPMAVPTFLCAPLSGRLVGSRGPRLPLLIAGFAMTTSGVLFAAFEAETSNVTLFAGYVLFGIGFGFVNAPITNTAVSGMPRAQAGVAAAVASTSRQLGQTLGVAVVGAVLASGVGSSPYRDVFVSAARPGWWILAVCGFAVLALGAVTNGRWARGTAERAAERLEAAEVRDVVVAAERA; translated from the coding sequence ATGCCCGAGCTCAGCCCCCGCCGCCGCATGCTGGTGCTCGCGATCTGCTGCATGAGCCTGCTGATCGTGAGCCTCGACAACACGGTCCTGAACGTGGCCCTGCCGTCCATGCAGCAGGACCTGCACGCGAGTACGTCGGGTCTGCAGTGGACGATCGACGCCTACACCCTCGTCCTCGCCTCCCTGCTGATGCTCGCGGGCTCCACCGCCGACCGGATCGGCCGCAAGCGGGTCTTCATGGCGGGCCTGGTCGTCTTCACCCTCGGCTCGGTGCTGTGCTCCCTCGCGCCGAACCTGGAGGCGCTGATCGCGTTCCGCACGGTGCAGGCGGTGGGCGGCTCGATGCTGAACCCGGTCGCCATGTCGATCATCACCAACACCTTCACCGACCCGCGCGAGCGGGCCCGGGCCATCGGCGTCTGGGGCGCGGTCGTCGGCATATCGATGGCCGCGGGCCCCCTGGTCGGCGGCCTCCTGGTCGACTCCGTCGGCTGGCGCTCCATCTTCTGGATCAACCTGCCGGTGGGGCTCGCGGCCCTGCTGCTCACCCTGCGCTTCGTGCCCGAGTCCCGCGCGCCGCGCGCCCGCCGCCCCGACCCCGTCGGGCAGGTGCTGGTGATCGCGCTGTTCGGCTCGCTCACGTACGCGATCATCGAGGCGCCGAGCACCCCGTTCCGGTCGATCGCGCCGCTGGCCGTCCTCGCCCTCGCTGCCCTGGCGGGACTGCTCCTCTACGAGCCGCGCCGCGAGGAACCTCTGATCGACCTGCGTTTCTTCCGGTCGGCGCCGTTCAGCGGGGCGACGCTCATCGCGATCGGCGCGTTCGCCGCGCTCGGCGGCTTCCTGTTCCTGTCGACGCTGTATCTGCAGAACGTCCGCGGTCTGACCGCCCTGGAGGCGGGCCTGTGGATGCTGCCGATGGCGGTCCCGACGTTCCTGTGCGCGCCGCTGTCGGGCCGGCTGGTGGGCTCGCGCGGCCCACGTCTGCCGCTGCTGATCGCGGGCTTCGCGATGACGACGAGCGGTGTCCTGTTCGCCGCGTTCGAGGCGGAGACCTCGAACGTCACGCTCTTCGCCGGCTACGTCCTGTTCGGCATCGGCTTCGGTTTCGTCAACGCGCCCATCACCAACACGGCGGTGTCCGGCATGCCGCGCGCCCAGGCGGGGGTGGCGGCAGCGGTCGCCTCCACGAGCCGCCAGCTTGGCCAGACGCTGGGGGTGGCCGTGGTGGGCGCGGTGCTCGCCTCGGGCGTCGGCTCGTCCCCGTACCGGGACGTGTTCGTGTCCGCGGCACGGCCCGGGTGGTGGATCCTCGCCGTGTGCGGGTTCGCGGTGCTGGCGCTCGGGGCGGTGACGAACGGGCGCTGGGCCCGGGGGACCGCCGAGCGGGCGGCCGAGCGGCTGGAGGCGGCGGAGGTGCGGGATGTGGTCGTGGCCGCGGAGCGGGCCTGA
- a CDS encoding GNAT family N-acetyltransferase, with amino-acid sequence MDLILRPGTADDAADCGRICYEAFSGIAQEHGFPPDFPNPEVGVALIEGALTHPGFYSVVAERDGRIVGSNFLDERSTVVGIGPVTVDPTVQNAGVGRRLMRSCS; translated from the coding sequence GTGGACCTCATACTGCGTCCGGGCACTGCGGACGATGCCGCAGACTGCGGAAGGATCTGCTACGAGGCCTTCTCCGGCATCGCCCAGGAGCACGGATTCCCACCCGACTTTCCGAACCCCGAGGTGGGTGTCGCGCTGATCGAGGGAGCCCTGACGCACCCGGGCTTCTACAGCGTCGTCGCCGAACGCGACGGGCGGATCGTGGGCAGCAACTTCCTCGACGAACGCTCGACCGTCGTCGGGATAGGGCCCGTCACCGTCGACCCCACGGTGCAGAACGCGGGCGTGGGCCGCCGCCTGATGCGGTCGTGCAGCTGA
- a CDS encoding S26 family signal peptidase: MHIAELVYLAGLTLTFSVIASFAYFVRVVSESMAPTLLVDDRLLVIRRTVLTRCFPARGQIVVFTADAKGPEGESSRRRMVKRVAATGGDSVLVGDDFLTDGVCGLKRVDVPAGGVYVLGDNRPVSRDSREYGCVPSRQVTGLVVLVVWPLRRARRVR, translated from the coding sequence GTGCACATTGCGGAGCTTGTTTACCTGGCCGGTTTGACGCTGACATTCTCGGTTATCGCTTCATTCGCATATTTCGTTCGCGTGGTATCTGAGTCCATGGCGCCGACGCTACTCGTTGATGACCGGCTCCTGGTGATCCGGAGGACAGTGCTGACGCGGTGTTTCCCCGCTCGCGGCCAGATCGTGGTCTTCACTGCTGACGCCAAGGGCCCGGAGGGAGAAAGCAGCCGGCGCAGGATGGTCAAGCGGGTGGCCGCCACAGGCGGGGACAGCGTCCTTGTCGGTGATGATTTCCTGACGGACGGCGTATGCGGGCTGAAGCGCGTTGACGTACCGGCAGGCGGTGTTTACGTACTGGGGGACAACCGGCCGGTTTCGCGCGACTCGCGGGAGTATGGGTGTGTCCCTTCACGACAGGTGACGGGCTTGGTCGTTCTCGTCGTGTGGCCACTGCGCCGGGCGCGCAGAGTCCGATGA
- a CDS encoding TetR/AcrR family transcriptional regulator: protein MAPTSEILTAERILEATEEVLRRHGPAKATVVDVARALGVSHGSVYRHFRTKAALREAVTKRWLDRTSGQLSGIAAADDRVPEDRLRDWLAALFAAKRRKAGEDPELFATYMVLTDENGSAVGEHITDLESQLTRIIQAGVENGDFAATDPEASARAVFQATGRFHDPSYAREWKQPGIEGDFAAVTDLLVRGLRP, encoded by the coding sequence ATGGCACCGACCAGCGAGATCCTGACCGCCGAGCGCATCCTGGAGGCGACCGAGGAGGTGCTGCGCCGCCACGGCCCGGCCAAGGCCACCGTGGTGGACGTGGCCCGCGCGCTCGGCGTCAGCCACGGCAGCGTCTACCGTCACTTCCGCACCAAGGCGGCGCTGCGCGAGGCGGTCACCAAGCGCTGGCTGGACCGCACGTCCGGGCAGCTGTCCGGGATCGCCGCCGCGGACGACCGCGTCCCGGAGGACCGGCTGCGGGACTGGCTCGCCGCGCTGTTCGCCGCGAAGCGCCGCAAGGCGGGCGAGGACCCGGAACTGTTCGCCACTTACATGGTCCTCACCGACGAGAACGGCTCGGCGGTCGGTGAGCACATCACCGACCTGGAATCCCAGCTGACCCGCATCATCCAGGCGGGCGTGGAGAACGGCGACTTCGCCGCCACGGACCCGGAGGCCTCGGCCCGCGCGGTCTTCCAGGCCACGGGCCGCTTCCACGATCCGTCCTACGCCCGGGAGTGGAAACAGCCCGGGATCGAGGGGGACTTCGCGGCGGTCACGGATCTGCTGGTGCGGGGGCTGCGGCCCTGA
- a CDS encoding LysE family translocator encodes MSIAFLLTTLVVVATPGTGVVYTLAAALSRGRRASVVAAVGCTLGIVPHLLATVTGVAALLHASATAFQVLKYAGVAYLLYMAWATVRDKEALVVAEREATPEVSARRVIVRGVLINILNPKLTIFFFAFLPQFVSPGEPHAVLRMAGLGGVFMLATFVVFAAYGVLAASVRSHVIGRPRVMAWLRRGFAGSFVALGAKLAVTAR; translated from the coding sequence ATGAGCATCGCGTTCCTGCTGACCACCCTTGTCGTCGTCGCCACGCCGGGCACCGGCGTCGTCTACACCCTCGCCGCCGCGCTCTCCCGGGGGCGCCGCGCGAGTGTCGTCGCGGCCGTCGGCTGCACGCTCGGGATCGTGCCGCACCTGCTGGCCACAGTCACCGGCGTCGCCGCGCTGCTGCACGCGAGCGCCACCGCCTTCCAGGTGCTCAAGTACGCGGGAGTCGCCTATCTGCTGTACATGGCGTGGGCGACGGTGCGGGACAAGGAGGCGCTCGTGGTGGCGGAGCGGGAGGCGACCCCGGAGGTGTCGGCGCGGCGGGTGATCGTGCGCGGGGTGCTGATCAACATCCTCAACCCGAAGCTGACGATCTTCTTCTTCGCGTTCCTGCCGCAGTTCGTGAGCCCCGGGGAGCCGCACGCGGTGCTGCGCATGGCGGGGCTCGGCGGGGTCTTCATGCTGGCGACCTTCGTGGTGTTCGCCGCGTACGGGGTGCTGGCCGCGTCGGTGCGCAGCCATGTGATCGGGCGGCCCCGGGTGATGGCGTGGCTGCGGCGGGGATTCGCGGGGTCGTTCGTGGCACTGGGCGCGAAGCTGGCGGTCACGGCGCGGTAG
- a CDS encoding peroxidase family protein, giving the protein MSTQRSLFRRSRSASASLPRRIVGGLAEYVDRRIGWDKLAVLPGLAVLFGLRMKLRQENLHDTTHLPSVNLPDPGPKSEKHKVNRSADGSFNDLDEPRMGMAGTRFNRNIPLDKIPSATPEDVLSRPNPREVSRALLTRHELIPAESVNSLISTWLQFMIRDWFSHGTSPEDRPWEVPLMDDDPWPERPMRITRTPDDPTRDPRAGADMPDTRVNVSSHWWDASQVYGSSEAEQRQLRTGELGRLRLWDDEQTPFPDPSRDPSRVPGFWLGLVIMQNLFAREHNAICDHLHAAYPSWDDEELFQRARLVNSALIAKIHTVEWTPAVISHPTTVKALQTNWWGVAGERVHNLLGRISGSELVSGIPGAKTDHYGAPFALTEEFVAIYRMHPLIRDDWHLRSAVDDETLRHCTLRDISGPEALKVLETTSMADLLYSFGTLHPGLVTLHNFPKFLQEFQRPDGHLQDLAATDILRSRELGVPRYNEFRRLLRMKPAASFEDLTDNPVWADEIKRLYGNDIEKVDLTIGMYAERLPAGFTFSNTAFRIFILMASVRLSSDRFFTEYYTPEVYSKAGMAWIDDNTMATVILRHHPELRPALAGLTNAFVPWHTAQSGTGGS; this is encoded by the coding sequence ATGAGCACACAACGCTCCCTCTTCCGCCGCTCCCGCTCCGCATCCGCGTCTCTTCCGCGGAGAATCGTCGGCGGCCTCGCCGAGTATGTCGACCGGCGCATCGGCTGGGACAAGCTGGCCGTGCTTCCTGGCCTGGCGGTCCTCTTCGGACTGCGCATGAAGCTCCGTCAGGAGAACCTCCACGACACCACGCACCTGCCCTCGGTCAACCTTCCCGATCCCGGGCCGAAGTCCGAGAAGCACAAGGTCAACCGAAGCGCCGACGGCAGCTTCAACGATCTTGACGAGCCTCGGATGGGCATGGCGGGCACACGCTTCAACCGCAACATCCCGCTGGACAAGATCCCGTCGGCCACACCCGAGGACGTTCTCTCCCGGCCCAACCCGCGCGAGGTCAGCCGAGCCCTGCTCACCCGTCACGAGTTGATCCCGGCCGAGTCAGTGAACTCCCTCATCTCCACCTGGCTGCAGTTCATGATCCGCGACTGGTTCAGCCACGGTACGAGCCCTGAGGACCGGCCCTGGGAAGTGCCCCTCATGGACGACGATCCATGGCCGGAGCGCCCGATGCGGATCACGCGGACACCCGACGACCCGACCCGGGACCCGCGGGCGGGTGCCGACATGCCCGACACGCGCGTCAACGTCTCCTCCCACTGGTGGGACGCGTCGCAGGTCTATGGGTCGAGTGAGGCGGAGCAACGCCAACTGCGCACCGGCGAGCTGGGCAGGCTGCGGCTGTGGGACGACGAGCAGACCCCGTTCCCCGACCCCTCACGCGACCCGTCGCGGGTGCCCGGCTTCTGGCTGGGCTTGGTGATCATGCAGAACTTGTTCGCCCGGGAACACAACGCCATCTGCGACCACTTGCACGCCGCGTATCCGTCCTGGGACGACGAGGAACTGTTCCAGCGGGCGCGGCTCGTCAACTCCGCACTCATCGCCAAGATCCACACCGTGGAGTGGACGCCGGCCGTGATCAGTCATCCCACGACCGTCAAGGCCCTGCAGACCAACTGGTGGGGCGTCGCGGGGGAACGCGTCCACAACCTTCTCGGCCGGATCAGCGGCAGCGAGCTCGTCAGCGGCATCCCCGGCGCGAAAACGGATCACTACGGCGCCCCGTTCGCCCTCACCGAGGAGTTCGTGGCCATCTACCGCATGCATCCGCTGATCCGCGACGATTGGCACCTGCGCTCCGCCGTCGACGACGAGACCCTGCGCCATTGCACTTTGCGCGACATCTCCGGACCCGAGGCGCTGAAAGTCCTCGAGACCACGAGCATGGCCGACCTGCTCTACAGTTTCGGCACGCTCCACCCGGGTCTGGTCACCCTGCACAACTTCCCGAAGTTTCTCCAGGAGTTCCAGCGCCCCGACGGGCACCTGCAGGACCTTGCCGCCACCGACATCCTGCGCAGCCGGGAGCTGGGCGTCCCCCGCTACAACGAGTTCCGACGGCTTCTGCGGATGAAGCCCGCGGCAAGCTTCGAGGATCTGACAGACAACCCAGTGTGGGCCGATGAGATCAAGCGGCTGTACGGGAACGACATCGAGAAGGTCGACCTGACGATCGGGATGTACGCCGAGAGGCTTCCGGCCGGGTTCACCTTCAGCAACACCGCGTTCCGCATCTTCATCCTGATGGCTTCGGTCAGGTTGAGCAGTGACCGCTTCTTCACCGAGTACTACACCCCGGAGGTGTACTCCAAGGCCGGAATGGCCTGGATCGACGACAACACCATGGCCACGGTGATCCTCCGGCACCACCCGGAGCTGCGCCCGGCCCTGGCGGGGCTGACCAATGCGTTTGTGCCCTGGCACACGGCACAGTCCGGCACGGGCGGTTCCTGA
- a CDS encoding endonuclease/exonuclease/phosphatase family protein — translation MTIRIATFNTENLFRRPMVFRLSGDKQRREVLDDYAELVSLLEKETYDDDTRTRVAALLKKHRVHDSRGDRPFFINETRGQGTLFRTKGGGENVTFEVVAKGRSGWTGWVELVRDDLDWAAVHNTGRVIAEVDADILLTVEVEDRTTLRRFNEQVLGADLKKTPYPYDMVIDGNDPRGIDVGVLSRHPITSLRTHVFDPDPDHPGERLFSRDCPEYELQTGGTPLWLLGNHLKSQSGDDPELRVAQARRVASIYQTALERSPYVVVAGDLNDEPSSEAIGALLGTGLRDVMSHPSYRGAPGTHGTGTSESQKLDYVLLPPPLWDQVQHVEVERRGVWAPSTIKSFDTVTSKWNRASDHAAVYVDLDL, via the coding sequence ATGACGATCCGTATCGCCACCTTCAACACGGAGAACCTCTTCCGCCGCCCCATGGTCTTCCGCCTCTCGGGCGACAAGCAGCGCCGCGAGGTCCTCGACGACTACGCCGAGCTGGTCTCCCTCCTGGAGAAGGAGACCTACGACGACGACACCAGGACCCGCGTCGCCGCGCTCCTCAAGAAGCACCGGGTGCACGACTCGCGCGGCGACAGGCCGTTCTTCATCAACGAAACACGCGGCCAGGGCACGCTCTTCAGGACGAAGGGCGGCGGCGAGAACGTCACCTTCGAGGTCGTGGCCAAAGGCCGCTCGGGGTGGACCGGCTGGGTGGAGCTGGTCCGTGACGACCTCGACTGGGCGGCCGTGCACAACACCGGCCGGGTGATCGCCGAGGTCGACGCCGACATCCTGCTCACGGTGGAGGTGGAGGACCGCACGACCCTGCGCCGCTTCAACGAGCAGGTGCTGGGCGCCGACCTGAAGAAGACGCCGTACCCGTACGACATGGTGATCGACGGCAACGACCCGCGGGGCATCGACGTGGGCGTGCTCAGCCGCCACCCGATCACGTCCCTGCGGACCCACGTCTTCGACCCGGACCCGGACCACCCCGGCGAGCGCCTGTTCAGCCGGGACTGCCCCGAGTACGAGCTCCAGACCGGCGGCACCCCGCTGTGGCTGCTCGGCAACCACCTCAAGAGCCAGAGCGGCGACGACCCGGAACTGCGCGTCGCCCAGGCCCGGCGGGTGGCGTCGATCTACCAGACGGCACTGGAGCGTTCCCCGTACGTCGTGGTCGCCGGCGACCTCAACGACGAGCCGTCCAGCGAGGCGATCGGGGCGCTGCTGGGCACGGGCCTGCGGGACGTGATGAGTCACCCGTCCTACCGGGGCGCCCCGGGCACCCACGGCACGGGCACCTCCGAGAGCCAGAAGCTCGACTACGTGCTGCTGCCGCCGCCGCTGTGGGATCAGGTGCAGCACGTGGAGGTCGAACGGCGCGGCGTCTGGGCGCCGTCCACCATCAAGTCCTTCGACACCGTCACCTCGAAGTGGAACCGCGCCTCGGACCACGCGGCGGTCTACGTCGACCTCGACCTGTGA
- a CDS encoding glycine--tRNA ligase, translated as MAADKIDTIVSLSKRRGFVFPCSEIYGGQRAAWDYGPLGVELKENLKRQWWRYMVTSREDVVGIDSSVILAPEVWVASGHVATFTDPLTECTSCHKRFRADHLEEAYEAKHKRLPENGLADVNCPNCGNKGQFTEPKQFSGLLSTHLGPTQDSGSVAYLRPETAQGIFTNFSQVQTTSRRKPPFGIAQMGKSFRNEITPGNFIFRTREFEQMEMEFFVKPGEDEKWQEYWMEQRWNWYTGLGLREENMRWYEHPKEKLSHYSKRTADIEYRFSFGGSEWGELEGVANRTDYDLGAHSKASGQDLTYFDQEAGERWTPYVIEPAAGVGRAMLAFLLDAYIEDEAPNAKGKMEKRTVLRLDHRLAPVKVAVLPLSRNPELSPKAKGLAQALRQNWNIEFDDAGAIGRRYRRQDEIGTPFCVTVDFDTLEDNAVTVRERDTMKQERVSLDQIEGYLASRLIGC; from the coding sequence GTGGCCGCCGACAAGATCGACACCATCGTCAGCCTGAGCAAGCGCCGTGGCTTCGTATTCCCCTGTAGTGAGATCTACGGCGGCCAGCGCGCCGCTTGGGACTACGGCCCCCTCGGTGTCGAGCTCAAGGAGAACCTCAAGCGCCAGTGGTGGCGCTACATGGTGACGTCGCGCGAGGACGTCGTCGGTATCGACTCGTCCGTCATCCTGGCCCCCGAGGTCTGGGTCGCCTCCGGTCACGTCGCCACCTTCACGGACCCGCTGACCGAGTGCACCTCCTGCCACAAGCGGTTCCGCGCGGACCACCTGGAGGAGGCCTACGAGGCCAAGCACAAGCGCCTGCCGGAGAACGGCCTGGCCGACGTCAACTGCCCCAACTGCGGCAACAAGGGCCAGTTCACCGAGCCCAAGCAGTTCTCGGGTCTGCTGTCCACCCACCTCGGCCCGACCCAGGATTCCGGCTCCGTCGCCTACCTGCGGCCCGAGACCGCGCAGGGCATCTTCACCAACTTCTCCCAGGTGCAGACCACCTCGCGCCGCAAGCCGCCGTTCGGCATCGCCCAGATGGGCAAGTCCTTCCGCAACGAGATCACGCCCGGCAACTTCATCTTCCGCACCCGCGAGTTCGAGCAGATGGAGATGGAGTTCTTCGTCAAGCCGGGCGAGGACGAGAAGTGGCAGGAGTACTGGATGGAGCAGCGCTGGAACTGGTACACCGGTCTCGGCCTGCGCGAGGAGAACATGCGGTGGTACGAGCACCCGAAGGAGAAGCTCTCCCACTACTCCAAGCGCACCGCCGACATCGAGTACCGGTTCTCCTTCGGCGGCAGTGAGTGGGGCGAGCTCGAGGGTGTGGCCAACCGCACCGACTACGACCTCGGCGCCCACTCCAAGGCCTCCGGCCAGGACCTCACCTACTTCGACCAGGAGGCCGGCGAGCGCTGGACTCCGTACGTCATCGAGCCCGCGGCCGGTGTCGGCCGCGCGATGCTGGCGTTCCTGCTGGACGCCTACATCGAGGACGAGGCCCCCAACGCCAAGGGCAAGATGGAGAAGCGCACCGTGCTGCGCCTCGACCACCGCCTCGCCCCGGTGAAGGTCGCGGTGCTGCCGCTGTCCCGCAACCCCGAGCTCTCCCCGAAGGCCAAGGGCCTCGCCCAGGCGCTCCGGCAGAACTGGAACATCGAGTTCGACGACGCCGGCGCCATCGGCCGTCGCTACCGCCGCCAGGACGAGATCGGTACGCCGTTCTGCGTGACCGTCGACTTCGACACCCTCGAGGACAACGCGGTGACCGTCCGCGAGCGCGACACGATGAAGCAGGAGCGCGTCTCCCTCGACCAGATCGAGGGCTACCTGGCGTCCCGTCTGATCGGTTGCTGA
- a CDS encoding metal ABC transporter substrate-binding protein — protein sequence MNVRRRLIPAALASALGLGALTACSSDSAATGNTDKFDVVASFYPMAFLAEQIGGAHANVTSLTEPGQEPHDLELSTQQRAQLEEADAALYLKGLQPAVDEAVGQTGINTKIDAATLTPLEDHGTGGHGHEGEEGHSEEEGHAEEEEHGRDPHVWLDPVKYAEIAQGVGKAFEKADPDHAADYKKNTAALVTKLKGLDGDFENGLKNTKSKVFFTNHAAFGYLAERYGLTQEAISGVEPDSEPSAARVRELQQEAKADGVTTVFYETLVSDKTAKTLARDANLKTDVLDPLEGITDRSRGDDYFQVMEANLKALQKALGAK from the coding sequence ATGAACGTACGACGACGCCTCATACCCGCCGCCCTGGCCTCCGCCCTCGGCCTCGGCGCCCTGACCGCCTGCTCCAGCGACAGCGCGGCGACGGGCAACACGGACAAGTTCGACGTCGTCGCGTCGTTCTACCCGATGGCCTTCCTCGCCGAGCAGATCGGCGGCGCCCACGCGAACGTCACCAGCCTGACCGAGCCCGGCCAGGAGCCGCACGACCTGGAGCTCAGCACCCAGCAGCGTGCGCAGCTGGAGGAGGCCGACGCGGCGCTCTACCTCAAGGGCCTCCAGCCCGCCGTCGACGAGGCCGTCGGCCAGACCGGCATCAACACCAAGATCGACGCGGCCACGCTCACCCCCCTCGAGGACCACGGCACCGGCGGCCACGGCCACGAAGGTGAGGAAGGACACTCCGAGGAGGAGGGCCACGCCGAGGAGGAGGAGCACGGCCGCGACCCGCACGTCTGGCTCGACCCGGTGAAGTACGCCGAGATCGCCCAGGGCGTCGGCAAGGCCTTCGAGAAGGCCGACCCGGACCACGCGGCCGACTACAAGAAGAACACCGCGGCCCTGGTCACCAAGCTGAAGGGCCTCGACGGCGACTTCGAGAACGGCCTGAAGAACACCAAGTCCAAGGTCTTCTTCACCAACCACGCCGCCTTCGGCTATCTCGCCGAGCGCTACGGCCTCACCCAGGAGGCCATCTCCGGCGTCGAACCCGACAGCGAGCCCAGCGCCGCCCGCGTGCGGGAGCTCCAGCAGGAGGCCAAGGCCGACGGCGTCACCACCGTCTTCTACGAGACACTGGTCTCCGACAAGACCGCGAAGACCCTCGCCCGGGACGCGAACCTGAAGACGGACGTCCTCGATCCCCTGGAGGGCATCACCGACCGGTCCCGCGGCGACGACTACTTCCAGGTCATGGAAGCCAACCTCAAGGCCCTGCAGAAGGCCCTGGGAGCCAAGTGA